From the genome of Chelmon rostratus isolate fCheRos1 chromosome 1, fCheRos1.pri, whole genome shotgun sequence, one region includes:
- the onecut1 gene encoding hepatocyte nuclear factor 6 → MNAQLSMENIGDLHGVSHESVAGHGELLSGHSPHSRPTPRGLSHRAMGMATLLDSGDYHPSHPGHLHPAISMCEAPPGMSASSTYTTLTPLQPLPPISTVSEKFPPHHHHHHHHPHHPHPHPHQRIPGNVSGSFTLMREDRSLAPMNSLYPAYHHKDPCMGQSLSPLSGSGLASIHTTQAGIPPYAHPGAAMPGEKMLTPSGFEAHHPAMLGRHTEQHMSSSAGMVQINGLHHHPHAHLGAQGHGQGLGNSREQASGPGQQGGGGGVSGGQMEEVNTKEVAQRITTELKRYSIPQAIFAQRVLCRSQGTLSDLLRNPKPWSKLKSGRETFRRMWKWLQEPEFQRMSALRLAACKRKEQDHGRSERGNMTKKPRLVFTDVQRRTLHAIFKENKRPSKELQVTIAQQLGLELATVSNFFMNARRRSLDKWVDDGSGHSVNSGPNACTKA, encoded by the exons ATGAACGCACAGCTGTCGATGGAGAATATTGGCGACCTGCACGGAGTGAGCCATGAGTCCGTGGCCGGTCACGGAGAGCTGCTTAGTGGCCACAGTCCACATTCCCGTCCGACCCCCCGGGGTCTGAGCCACCGCGCTATGGGCATGGCGACCCTGCTGGACAGCGGAGACTATCACCCCAGCCACCCCGGACACCTGCATCCAGCCATCAGCATGTGTGAAGCCCCCCCTGGCATGAGTGCAAGCAGCACTTACACCACCCTAACTCCGTTGCAGCCCTTACCCCCCATCTCCACCGTGTCCGAAAAGTTTCCTccccatcatcaccaccaccaccaccatccccaTCATCCTCACCCTCATCCACACCAGAGGATCCCCGGAAATGTCAGCGGCAGTTTCACGTTGATGCGAGAGGACCGAAGTCTGGCGCCTATGAACAGTCTGTATCCCGCATATCATCACAAGGATCCCTGCATGGGCCAGAGCCTCTCCCCGTTGTCTGGTTCCGGTCTGGCCAGCATACACACGACCCAGGCCGGCATCCCTCCTTACGCTCATCCCGGTGCCGCCATGCCTGGTGAGAAGATGCTCACCCCCAGCGGGTTCGAGGCTCACCACCCGGCCATGCTCGGCAGACACACGGAGCAGCACATGAGCTCCTCGGCGGGCATGGTACAAATCAACGGCCTCCACCACCACCCGCACGCCCACCTAGGCGCGCAGGGGCACGGCCAGGGGCTGGGGAACAGCCGGGAGCAGGCCTCCGGGCCCGGGCAGCAAGGGGGCGGCGGTGGTGTTTCTGggggacagatggaggaggtgaatACCAAAGAGGTGGCGCAGAGGATCACCACGGAGCTGAAGCGCTACAGCATCCCTCAGGCCATCTTTGCCCAGCGGGTCCTGTGCAGGTCCCAGGGAACCCTGTCCGACCTGCTGAGGAACCCCAAACCCTGGTCCAAGCTCAAGTCCGGCAGAGAGACCTTCCGCCGCATGTGGAAATGGCTGCAGGAGCCTGAGTTCCAGCGCATGAGTGCGCTCAGGCTCGCAG CATGTAAGCGTAAGGAACAAGACCACGGCAGGAGCGAGCGCGGCAACATGACCAAGAAGCCAAGGCTGGTGTTCACAGATGTGCAGCGGCGGACGCTCCACGCCATCTTTAAGGAGAACAAGCGTCCATCCAAAGAGCTGCAGGTCACCATCGCCCAGCAGCTGGGCCTCGAGCTGGCCACAGTCAGCAACTTCTTTATGAACGCACGCCGCCGGAGCCTCGATAAGTGGGTGGACGACGGCTCCGGTCACTCAGTCAACTCTGGCCCCAACGCCTGCACCAAAGC